The following are encoded together in the Deltaproteobacteria bacterium genome:
- a CDS encoding ABC transporter ATP-binding protein, translating into MVEEELVLLKDIYKTYDRVNWVLQGVNLYLKKGDVIKIIGDEGSGKSTLLKIILCSIYPERGRVNIMGADTSELKKYEHILLLRQYMSVFFENFRLFEYMNVLDNLLFINKMRGRKKTAFMPLIERFLSQLDLRDVFKKKVIFLSPGEKARLSLAMIFSLDAPIILADEPFRCLSPSSVEKVIDIIKGDFCKDKGILLFSSKELSSLEGKSFVLNGGKLYGIYNQDPR; encoded by the coding sequence ATGGTTGAAGAAGAATTAGTTCTTTTGAAAGACATATATAAAACATACGATAGGGTCAACTGGGTCCTGCAAGGTGTAAATTTATACTTAAAAAAAGGCGATGTAATAAAGATTATAGGAGATGAAGGTTCTGGAAAAAGCACATTACTTAAGATTATTTTATGTAGTATTTACCCTGAAAGAGGTAGGGTGAACATAATGGGGGCGGATACATCCGAGTTGAAAAAGTATGAGCATATCTTATTGCTGAGACAATATATGAGCGTTTTTTTTGAGAATTTTCGCTTGTTTGAGTATATGAATGTCTTAGATAATCTTCTATTTATCAATAAGATGAGGGGTAGAAAAAAGACGGCATTTATGCCTTTGATAGAGCGGTTTTTGTCTCAATTAGATTTGAGAGATGTCTTTAAAAAAAAGGTTATATTTCTTTCTCCCGGAGAAAAAGCAAGGCTTTCTTTGGCTATGATCTTTTCTCTTGATGCCCCCATTATTTTAGCTGATGAGCCATTTAGGTGTCTTTCCCCTTCTTCTGTTGAAAAGGTGATAGATATAATAAAAGGGGACTTTTGTAAGGATAAGGGCATTCTTCTATTTTCTAGCAAAGAGCTTTCTTCATTGGAAGGAAAGAGCTTTGTGTTGAATGGTGGTAAATTATATGGGATATATAATCAAGATCCTCGGTAA
- a CDS encoding glutamyl-tRNA reductase produces MKRVIFVVGLNHKTSPFSLREQLSFDAENIDIPLRKLYAQKSIDEVMILSTCNRVEIIGATKDPCFCISNTLDFIQDFKGIAKENITPFIYTRLDEEAIRHVFRVTSSLDSLIVGEPQILGQMKEAYRCSVEFSTSGVSLNRLMRRAFGVARRVRRETRLGEKPVSISYAAVIKIREFFGGSIEGKKAMIVGVGEMAQLSLKYLLAGQANVAYIVDRTPKKAGELAFSCGARAISLNEIGRFINDVDMVITSTASPLPVIFRKDVEKKVKNLLIMDIAVPRDVEDGVADIPGVFVYNIDELKDIVNEAIKFREADAQKAEKLIEQEVESYISYTESLDFELVVAKLREKIDVLKNQELEKLYKKLGNRIEDKDKMLIGAMTKSVLNKLLHEPTQNIKDFLNHPEGDLYIEAIKKIFALEITSASPHCFFAETADAKK; encoded by the coding sequence ATGAAACGTGTAATATTTGTTGTAGGGCTGAATCATAAGACATCCCCTTTCTCATTAAGAGAACAGCTCTCTTTTGATGCCGAGAATATAGATATACCGTTGAGGAAATTGTATGCTCAAAAGAGTATTGATGAGGTAATGATTCTCTCTACCTGTAATAGAGTAGAAATAATTGGAGCAACTAAGGACCCCTGTTTTTGTATAAGTAATACTCTGGATTTTATACAGGATTTTAAGGGTATAGCGAAAGAGAACATAACACCCTTTATTTACACAAGATTGGATGAAGAAGCGATAAGGCATGTGTTTAGAGTGACGTCTAGTTTAGATTCATTGATTGTAGGAGAACCGCAGATTTTAGGGCAGATGAAGGAAGCATATAGGTGTTCGGTGGAGTTTTCTACATCTGGGGTTTCCTTAAACAGACTGATGAGAAGGGCTTTTGGTGTGGCTAGAAGGGTGAGAAGGGAAACCCGGTTAGGCGAAAAACCTGTTTCTATAAGTTATGCGGCGGTAATTAAGATTAGGGAATTTTTTGGTGGTAGTATTGAGGGAAAGAAAGCGATGATAGTTGGCGTGGGAGAAATGGCTCAGCTATCCTTAAAATATCTTCTTGCGGGGCAGGCGAATGTGGCATACATTGTTGATAGGACACCAAAAAAAGCAGGAGAATTAGCTTTTAGCTGTGGAGCAAGAGCTATTTCACTGAATGAAATAGGAAGATTTATAAATGATGTGGATATGGTAATAACATCTACTGCTTCTCCACTACCCGTTATATTTAGAAAAGATGTGGAAAAGAAGGTAAAAAATCTGCTTATCATGGATATAGCTGTGCCGAGAGATGTTGAAGATGGTGTAGCCGATATTCCTGGGGTTTTTGTATATAACATAGATGAGCTGAAGGATATAGTGAATGAGGCAATTAAATTTAGAGAAGCTGATGCCCAGAAAGCAGAAAAACTTATCGAGCAAGAAGTAGAGAGTTATATTAGCTATACAGAGTCATTAGACTTTGAATTGGTAGTGGCAAAATTGAGGGAAAAGATCGATGTTTTGAAAAATCAGGAATTGGAAAAGTTGTATAAAAAATTAGGAAATAGAATAGAAGACAAGGATAAGATGTTGATAGGGGCTATGACTAAGTCTGTGCTCAATAAGCTTTTACATGAGCCCACGCAGAACATAAAAGATTTTCTCAATCATCCTGAAGGTGATCTTTACATAGAGGCAATAAAAAAGATTTTTGCTTTAGAAATCACCAGTGCCAGTCCGCACTGTTTCTTTGCTGAAACTGCCGATGCTAAAAAATGA
- the gyrA gene encoding DNA gyrase subunit A has product MEQLIDIKENLQESYMDYAMSVIVGRAIPDARDGLKPVHRRILYACHELGFTHSKPHRKCARIVGDVIGKYHPHGDTAVYEALVRMAQNFSLRYPLIDGQGNFGSIDGDPPAAMRYTEARLLNITEEMLRDLDKNTVDFRPNYDDTLKEPVILPSSLPNLLINGSSGIAVGYSCNMPPHNLREVIDATIFYIERKGELQDRELMEFVKGPDFPTGGIIVGKDGIRDAYSTGNGKIKVRAKVKIEEERKKKRIVIYEIPFSVNKSILVQSIANLIKENRIEGILDLRDESSKEGIRIVIEPKKGENTSVLLNRLYKFTSLETTFGIHMLALDKGVPKLLTLKALIGIFVEHRKICVTRRTKFLLKKAEERAHILEGLEIACNNIEEVVKIIKSSKTTSEAKERLMAKFALSVLQVQAILDMKLSRLVSLERKKIQEEHASLLKDIAYYKKILSREDELYKVIANELLDIKKRYGDDRRTWIKESEKALSLEDIVKPEEVVITCTRRDYVKRIPASSFIPQARGGKGRKEALRADDVGYLVVSANNLDLLYFFTNYGRVFTLKAYLIPEATFYGKGKPMSTIINLQEGEQIRAVVSLEKEKAPYFVFITEQGIIKKTKVSLLDGGKSGKIALSLKKGDFVVKVFNIDKGDILASTHKGFLGRFDVGDVREMGRGARGVIGMRLIGEDKVISACRGYENIILVTEKGYGKKISIDKIRKTHRGSRGVKGTNVEKGGYVVEVLPDVKGKNLIIITNKGRVIRIDTKDVKKLSRVALGVRLQKLEEGDVIVGVSLV; this is encoded by the coding sequence ATGGAACAATTAATAGATATAAAAGAAAACCTACAAGAATCCTATATGGACTATGCAATGAGTGTTATCGTAGGCAGAGCAATCCCGGATGCTCGTGATGGTTTAAAACCTGTGCATAGGCGAATTTTATATGCTTGCCATGAACTCGGTTTTACACATAGTAAGCCACATAGAAAGTGCGCTCGTATTGTAGGTGATGTGATAGGAAAATATCATCCTCATGGAGATACTGCGGTATATGAAGCTTTGGTGCGTATGGCTCAAAATTTCTCTTTAAGGTATCCTTTGATAGATGGTCAGGGGAATTTTGGTTCTATAGACGGTGATCCACCGGCAGCTATGCGTTATACAGAAGCACGCCTATTGAATATTACTGAAGAGATGTTAAGAGATTTAGATAAGAATACGGTGGATTTTCGTCCCAACTATGACGATACATTAAAGGAACCGGTGATACTTCCATCATCCTTGCCGAATCTTTTGATTAATGGTAGTTCAGGTATTGCTGTAGGTTATTCATGTAATATGCCTCCTCATAATTTGAGAGAGGTTATAGATGCCACAATCTTTTACATAGAAAGAAAGGGTGAACTACAGGACCGTGAATTAATGGAATTTGTTAAAGGACCGGATTTTCCCACCGGCGGCATCATTGTAGGCAAGGATGGTATCAGAGATGCGTATAGTACGGGAAATGGAAAAATAAAGGTGCGAGCGAAGGTAAAGATAGAGGAAGAAAGGAAGAAAAAACGCATCGTCATTTACGAGATACCATTTTCTGTGAATAAATCCATTTTGGTACAATCCATTGCAAATCTAATAAAGGAAAACAGAATTGAAGGAATATTAGATTTGAGAGATGAATCCAGCAAGGAAGGTATAAGAATTGTGATTGAGCCAAAGAAGGGAGAAAACACATCCGTGCTCTTGAATAGACTTTATAAATTTACATCATTAGAAACGACATTCGGCATTCATATGCTGGCATTGGATAAGGGAGTACCTAAACTTCTTACGCTTAAGGCCTTAATTGGAATATTTGTAGAACATAGAAAGATTTGCGTAACACGCAGGACTAAATTTCTTTTAAAGAAAGCCGAGGAAAGAGCGCATATTTTAGAGGGTTTGGAAATTGCCTGCAACAACATTGAGGAAGTAGTGAAGATTATAAAATCATCGAAGACTACATCTGAGGCGAAAGAAAGGTTGATGGCCAAATTTGCCCTTTCTGTATTGCAGGTTCAAGCGATATTGGATATGAAGCTCTCTCGTTTGGTTTCATTGGAGAGAAAAAAAATACAGGAGGAACACGCCTCTTTATTAAAAGACATTGCTTATTATAAAAAAATTCTCTCTCGGGAAGATGAACTGTATAAAGTAATAGCCAATGAGCTTTTGGATATTAAGAAGAGATACGGAGATGATAGAAGAACATGGATAAAAGAGAGCGAGAAGGCTTTAAGTCTTGAAGATATAGTAAAACCAGAAGAGGTTGTTATAACCTGTACTCGGAGAGACTATGTAAAGAGAATTCCTGCAAGTAGTTTTATTCCTCAAGCTCGAGGGGGAAAGGGAAGAAAAGAGGCATTAAGAGCAGATGATGTGGGTTATCTTGTTGTCTCGGCGAACAATCTTGATTTATTATATTTTTTTACCAACTATGGCAGGGTATTTACCTTAAAAGCATATCTTATTCCAGAGGCAACCTTCTATGGCAAGGGCAAGCCTATGTCCACCATAATAAACCTACAAGAGGGCGAACAAATCAGGGCAGTTGTTTCTTTAGAGAAAGAAAAAGCGCCATATTTTGTATTTATTACAGAACAAGGAATTATAAAAAAGACAAAAGTATCTCTTTTAGATGGAGGTAAAAGCGGAAAGATAGCACTCTCATTAAAAAAAGGAGATTTTGTAGTTAAGGTATTTAATATAGACAAGGGAGATATACTTGCCTCTACTCACAAAGGTTTTTTAGGAAGATTTGATGTAGGTGATGTGAGGGAGATGGGAAGAGGTGCTCGGGGTGTCATAGGAATGAGATTAATAGGCGAGGATAAGGTGATTTCTGCTTGTAGAGGTTATGAGAATATTATCTTAGTTACAGAAAAAGGTTATGGTAAAAAGATATCTATAGATAAGATAAGAAAAACACATAGAGGTAGTAGAGGGGTGAAGGGCACAAATGTAGAGAAAGGCGGATATGTTGTGGAGGTGTTGCCGGACGTAAAAGGGAAAAATTTAATCATTATAACGAATAAGGGTAGGGTTATACGCATAGATACAAAAGATGTAAAGAAACTTTCTCGCGTAGCCTTAGGTGTTAGATTGCAGAAATTGGAAGAAGGAGATGTAATAGTAGGAGTGTCTTTGGTTTAG
- a CDS encoding transketolase family protein, with amino-acid sequence MKATRDAYGDALLELGRKDKDVVALDADLAGSTKSAKFKEAFPERFFDMGIAEANMVDTSAGLALCGKRPYASSFAVFVTGRAFESVRQSITYQRLPVVLCGSHGGINLGEDGGSHQAVLDISLMRTLPNMKLVVPADYNETYTAVLSTIKNDGPVYIRTSRAKSPVFTKGDFVFGRGKVLKTGRDVTLVACGFLVWYALEAAKLLEEEGIDASVIDMATVKPIDEEMLYDFAKSTKKMVTIEEHTIFGGLGSAVAEFLSEHYPVKLKRIGMPDVFGESGSCDDLLCKFGFNAVGISNTVREWLKKN; translated from the coding sequence ATGAAGGCGACTAGGGATGCTTATGGAGATGCATTGCTTGAATTGGGGAGAAAAGATAAAGATGTAGTGGCGTTGGATGCAGATTTAGCAGGTTCAACAAAGAGCGCTAAGTTTAAAGAAGCTTTTCCGGAGAGATTTTTTGATATGGGTATTGCAGAGGCAAATATGGTAGATACATCAGCGGGATTGGCTTTATGTGGCAAGAGACCCTATGCTTCCTCTTTTGCCGTATTTGTTACGGGAAGGGCATTTGAATCAGTGAGGCAATCTATTACATACCAAAGATTGCCTGTGGTTTTGTGCGGTTCTCATGGAGGGATAAATCTGGGTGAGGATGGAGGTAGTCATCAGGCAGTATTGGATATTTCTTTAATGAGAACTCTTCCCAATATGAAGCTTGTTGTTCCGGCGGATTATAATGAGACCTACACTGCTGTTTTATCTACCATTAAAAATGATGGACCGGTTTATATTAGAACATCTCGGGCTAAATCTCCTGTTTTTACGAAAGGCGATTTTGTTTTTGGTAGAGGGAAGGTGCTTAAGACAGGACGGGATGTAACATTGGTTGCTTGTGGATTTCTGGTATGGTATGCATTGGAAGCGGCCAAATTGCTGGAGGAAGAGGGAATAGATGCATCTGTAATAGATATGGCTACGGTGAAACCTATTGATGAAGAGATGCTTTATGATTTTGCTAAATCAACGAAAAAAATGGTAACCATAGAGGAACATACAATCTTTGGGGGTTTGGGTAGTGCGGTGGCAGAATTTTTGAGCGAACATTATCCTGTTAAACTAAAGCGTATAGGAATGCCCGATGTTTTTGGTGAATCGGGTAGTTGTGATGACCTTCTGTGTAAATTTGGGTTTAATGCAGTCGGTATTAGCAATACAGTGAGAGAATGGTTGAAGAAGAATTAG
- a CDS encoding permease-like cell division protein FtsX, producing MGYIIKILGKNKTLSGTCFFTSFLLTLVLVLLVLVFLLINCRFNVVKSRAHMYIVFHENTPSKKVDDVCMRVKSKEWIKSLHLISSKQALNMVEKNMGVKLPRHFSNPLPYSADIFVKPRFLKEKEMNSIKNELLQYSSVEDVLLPSRLIMSYEHSYKHFLSFSLLFLCGFIIIEIAIFLLTGRLFYLDLREDVLTLKLLGCSLEKVKLLLMSGLFLVSFAGIILATIISLGVVVFIRDFIQNLAFLGNSDFLSACGFSLIAVLFNVFVLFLCTLFAVRNEKL from the coding sequence ATGGGATATATAATCAAGATCCTCGGTAAAAATAAAACACTAAGCGGAACATGTTTTTTTACATCCTTTCTCCTTACCTTGGTGCTTGTTTTGCTTGTTTTGGTTTTTTTGCTTATCAATTGTCGGTTTAATGTAGTTAAATCTCGTGCTCATATGTATATCGTGTTTCATGAAAATACCCCATCTAAGAAGGTAGATGATGTTTGTATGCGTGTAAAAAGTAAAGAATGGATAAAATCATTACATCTCATTTCTTCAAAACAGGCTTTGAATATGGTGGAAAAGAATATGGGAGTGAAATTACCCAGGCATTTTTCCAATCCCCTCCCGTACTCTGCAGATATTTTTGTAAAACCTCGTTTCTTAAAAGAAAAAGAGATGAACAGTATAAAGAATGAGCTGCTTCAATATTCAAGTGTGGAGGATGTTCTCCTCCCGTCGCGACTTATTATGTCCTACGAGCATTCTTACAAGCATTTTCTATCCTTTTCTCTTCTGTTTTTATGTGGTTTTATTATAATAGAAATCGCCATTTTTTTATTAACGGGCAGGCTGTTTTATCTCGATTTAAGAGAAGATGTATTAACATTAAAACTTTTAGGATGTAGTTTAGAGAAAGTAAAACTACTTTTAATGAGTGGATTGTTTCTTGTAAGCTTTGCAGGGATAATCCTGGCTACAATTATATCCCTTGGGGTTGTTGTTTTTATAAGGGACTTTATACAGAATTTAGCGTTTTTGGGCAACTCTGATTTTCTATCCGCCTGTGGATTTTCTTTGATAGCAGTTTTGTTTAATGTATTCGTTTTGTTTTTATGTACGCTTTTCGCTGTAAGGAATGAAAAGCTTTAG
- the hemC gene encoding hydroxymethylbilane synthase yields the protein MTITLGTRGSKLALWQANAVKKAILGNFPNLSVQIKVIKTEGDRFLDKSLSLYGGKGLFVKILEEKLLNGEIDIAVHSMKDVPAILFPHLTIAATLKRGEPSDVILCRDGYFKDLKRGAVIGTSSLRRIVQLKALRKDLCFKALRGNVDTRIKKLFKGEYEALVLAKAAMKRLNLNINMETLPIVPACGQGIIGIETMDTSNVKGIVYSINDKETFECISAEREFIRLMGAGCNDPIGAYVASKGDGATLSVMYAVKEDKEWKMFNFVEESSCMKELPERCAKKMNKLIKDG from the coding sequence ATGACAATTACTTTGGGAACAAGGGGTAGCAAATTAGCTCTTTGGCAAGCAAATGCAGTAAAAAAAGCAATTCTTGGTAACTTTCCAAATCTTTCAGTACAAATAAAGGTTATAAAGACAGAAGGAGACAGGTTTTTAGATAAGTCTTTATCCTTGTATGGAGGGAAAGGTTTGTTTGTGAAAATATTGGAAGAAAAACTTTTAAATGGGGAGATTGATATAGCTGTGCATAGTATGAAGGATGTTCCTGCGATTCTTTTCCCTCATCTTACTATTGCCGCTACTTTAAAAAGAGGAGAGCCATCCGATGTTATTTTGTGTAGAGATGGATATTTTAAAGATTTAAAAAGAGGAGCAGTGATTGGTACATCTTCTCTAAGAAGGATAGTTCAGTTGAAAGCCTTAAGAAAAGATCTTTGTTTTAAGGCCTTGAGAGGAAATGTGGATACGAGAATAAAAAAACTATTTAAAGGTGAATATGAAGCACTTGTTTTGGCAAAAGCAGCCATGAAGAGGCTTAACTTGAATATAAACATGGAGACATTGCCTATTGTCCCCGCTTGCGGACAAGGGATAATAGGAATAGAAACAATGGATACCTCGAATGTAAAGGGTATTGTGTATTCTATAAACGATAAGGAGACATTTGAATGTATCAGTGCGGAAAGAGAGTTTATACGCCTAATGGGAGCAGGATGCAATGATCCTATAGGTGCTTATGTTGCATCAAAAGGAGACGGGGCGACTTTATCTGTGATGTATGCTGTAAAAGAAGACAAAGAATGGAAGATGTTTAACTTTGTAGAAGAAAGTTCTTGTATGAAGGAGCTTCCGGAAAGGTGTGCAAAGAAGATGAATAAATTGATAAAAGATGGATAG
- a CDS encoding polyprenyl synthetase family protein, which translates to MDKDRLKKIISTHTKKINEQLYKMFVPQSSLTRQVFNQTIKTGKRLRPLLVVYSALCSNYEGDMTPLYRLGAIMELVHTASLLHDDVIDEADVRRGVISSNRLFGNEASILAGDYMYSLAYNVVLDYDKKIAKKISEAAYTLSEGETKEIENTGKTELTEKEYLEIIYMKTGILIEASSVVGAIFSGCDKERIDLFSEMGKNLGIAFQIYDDVLDYMGTEEKMGKETMKDIREGKATLPLIHSLHNDDGDLMDAVRKLEKSDAKKENLLKIKRLVEERSGIVYSLKKAEDYAERAKKAISFMEISPFREVLEALIDYSVNREH; encoded by the coding sequence ATGGATAAAGATAGGTTAAAAAAAATTATATCTACGCACACTAAAAAGATAAATGAACAGTTGTATAAGATGTTTGTCCCCCAATCTTCTCTTACTCGGCAGGTTTTTAACCAGACAATTAAAACAGGGAAAAGGTTGAGACCATTATTGGTTGTTTATTCTGCTCTATGTTCAAACTATGAGGGGGATATGACACCATTATACAGGTTGGGAGCGATTATGGAACTGGTGCATACTGCATCGTTGTTGCACGATGATGTGATAGATGAAGCTGATGTGCGCAGAGGGGTTATCTCTTCTAACCGCTTGTTTGGGAATGAAGCATCTATTCTCGCCGGTGACTATATGTATTCTTTGGCTTATAATGTGGTTTTAGACTATGACAAGAAAATTGCCAAAAAAATATCAGAGGCAGCTTATACTCTTTCTGAGGGAGAAACAAAAGAGATAGAAAATACGGGAAAAACGGAACTGACGGAGAAAGAGTATTTAGAGATAATATATATGAAGACAGGTATTTTAATTGAAGCAAGTAGCGTTGTAGGAGCAATATTCTCCGGTTGTGACAAGGAGAGAATAGATTTATTCTCTGAGATGGGGAAAAATTTAGGTATTGCATTTCAGATCTATGATGATGTATTAGATTATATGGGAACCGAGGAAAAGATGGGAAAAGAGACGATGAAGGATATAAGAGAAGGTAAGGCAACTTTACCTTTAATACACAGCTTACATAATGATGATGGAGATCTGATGGATGCAGTGAGAAAATTGGAAAAATCTGACGCGAAAAAAGAAAACCTGTTAAAGATAAAGCGATTAGTAGAGGAGAGGAGTGGTATTGTGTATAGTTTAAAAAAAGCAGAAGATTATGCTGAGCGGGCAAAGAAAGCGATAAGTTTTATGGAAATTTCACCATTCAGAGAAGTTCTGGAGGCGTTGATAGATTATTCGGTAAATAGAGAACATTAG
- a CDS encoding transketolase, translating to MEDLEKIAKEIRKDILLMLNIAGSGHVGGSLSCVEILVSLYFKVMSYDAKKPSDENRDRFVLSKGHAAPALYAVLSKAGVFARDMLWTLRKLGSPLQGHPDSKYLPGVEASTGSLAHGLPQACGMALAGKLDKNPFRVYCLMGDGEMDEGLVWEAFMSASHYKLDNLCVVIDNNTLQIDGRCRDVMNIYPLEEKFKAFGLYTKSVDGHKFSELISAFEEAKNNKGSPTVIIAHTIKGKGVSFMEDKVEYHGVAPTDEELKKALEEIDEGD from the coding sequence ATGGAAGACTTGGAAAAGATAGCTAAGGAGATCAGAAAGGACATTCTTTTGATGCTCAATATAGCAGGATCGGGGCATGTGGGAGGTTCATTGTCTTGTGTGGAGATATTGGTTAGTCTTTATTTCAAGGTTATGAGTTATGACGCGAAAAAACCATCTGATGAAAACAGGGATAGGTTTGTTTTATCTAAAGGACATGCTGCGCCTGCTTTGTACGCTGTATTGAGTAAGGCCGGTGTTTTCGCCCGTGATATGTTGTGGACATTGAGAAAATTGGGTAGTCCCTTACAAGGACATCCAGATTCTAAATATTTGCCGGGGGTAGAAGCTTCTACCGGTTCGTTGGCTCATGGTTTACCCCAGGCTTGTGGAATGGCTTTAGCCGGGAAATTGGACAAAAATCCATTTCGTGTTTATTGTTTGATGGGTGACGGAGAGATGGATGAAGGGCTGGTTTGGGAGGCTTTTATGTCCGCTTCCCATTATAAATTGGATAATCTATGTGTAGTTATAGATAACAATACTTTACAGATAGATGGAAGATGCAGGGATGTGATGAACATCTATCCTCTGGAGGAGAAATTTAAGGCCTTTGGCCTTTATACAAAATCTGTTGATGGGCACAAATTTTCTGAATTGATAAGTGCATTTGAAGAGGCGAAAAACAATAAGGGATCACCCACTGTAATTATTGCCCATACTATAAAAGGTAAAGGGGTTTCATTTATGGAAGATAAAGTGGAGTATCATGGTGTAGCTCCAACAGATGAAGAATTGAAAAAGGCATTGGAGGAAATAGATGAAGGCGACTAG
- a CDS encoding uroporphyrinogen-III synthase, whose amino-acid sequence MDREVFVLNSLPLYLVPEKLRKSLEIAKRIFIQDGLSPNMLLFCREETEVVFFKDASEAEKKEGLILMNSKTNKEENTLDKKHVFLSMSKYDLINVTVELEHDGNCVYPFPSISFKPLVKEVKIPDVDWIIFTSKVGVNYFFRFLNDDIKKLDAIKIACVGKKTEEVLNNFGVRAAVVPKTFKGEKLVEALAESDIRGRRVLLAQAEKTRGVLERELKKRGAEIKVLSLYRNIIPPLCYAFVKRAKNVSYIDYAMFTSPSTVQHTIELFGDMWKDWSKNVGLFVAIGPVTAKVLKDWGKVVYPQDFTIQNMLEFIYRRKDGRLGKDS is encoded by the coding sequence ATGGATAGAGAAGTTTTTGTGCTAAATTCTTTGCCTTTATATCTTGTTCCAGAAAAACTAAGGAAGTCTTTAGAAATTGCAAAACGCATTTTCATTCAGGATGGCCTTTCGCCTAACATGCTTCTCTTTTGCAGGGAGGAGACAGAGGTTGTGTTTTTTAAGGATGCCTCTGAGGCGGAAAAGAAAGAAGGATTGATCCTTATGAACAGCAAAACAAACAAAGAAGAAAATACATTGGATAAGAAGCATGTCTTTCTCTCTATGTCAAAATATGATTTGATAAATGTTACGGTTGAGCTGGAGCATGATGGAAATTGCGTTTACCCCTTTCCCTCTATATCGTTTAAACCTCTTGTTAAAGAGGTTAAAATTCCTGATGTAGACTGGATTATCTTTACCAGTAAAGTGGGAGTGAATTATTTTTTCAGATTTTTAAATGATGATATAAAAAAATTGGATGCTATAAAAATTGCTTGTGTGGGCAAAAAAACAGAGGAAGTCTTAAATAATTTTGGAGTACGAGCGGCCGTTGTTCCTAAAACCTTTAAAGGCGAAAAATTGGTTGAGGCTTTAGCCGAGTCGGATATAAGGGGCAGAAGGGTACTTCTTGCCCAGGCAGAGAAAACGAGAGGTGTTTTAGAACGGGAATTGAAGAAGAGGGGGGCGGAAATAAAGGTACTTTCTCTGTATAGAAACATTATTCCCCCTTTATGCTATGCTTTTGTTAAGAGGGCAAAGAATGTAAGTTATATCGATTATGCTATGTTTACCAGTCCTTCTACGGTTCAGCATACAATTGAGTTGTTTGGTGATATGTGGAAAGATTGGAGTAAAAATGTAGGCTTGTTTGTAGCGATAGGGCCGGTGACGGCAAAGGTTTTAAAGGATTGGGGAAAAGTAGTTTATCCACAAGATTTTACCATTCAAAATATGTTAGAATTTATTTATAGGAGAAAAGATGGAAGACTTGGAAAAGATAGCTAA